A genome region from Solanum pennellii chromosome 12, SPENNV200 includes the following:
- the LOC107007243 gene encoding protein STRUBBELIG-RECEPTOR FAMILY 6-like produces MRLLLLLAAVLLVAILVNFSSFVNGDTDPSDASVLRVLYTTLNSPGQLTKWSANGGDPCGESWTGITCSGNNVTEIKLSGLGLSGSLGSQLDSLKSVTNFDISNNNMGSQLPYQLPPNVQRLNLASSGFSGGLPYSISQMTSLQYLNVSHNQIQGSVIVSFDSLSALNTLDFSFNSMAGNLPQSFRSLTSMNKMYLQNNQFSGTIDVLANLPLGNLNVENNQFTGWIPDQLKGIVQSNGNSWISGPAPPPPPGTPPANNPNGDHKSRENSSNPGSKKSGIGGGGVAGIVISILVVGAIVAFFIIKKRSRRSSSDIEKLDKQPLAPLTSQKVEELKPYQTSSTVSMGTFETPTAVTLRPPPIDRLKSFDEVDISPKPIVPPKKINTAQISATQFSIADLQIATDSFNVENLIGEGSIGRVYCAQFDDGKVLAVKKINSSALQNHEDFLNIVSEISQLHHPNIIELVGYCSEHGQYLLVHRFHKNGSLHDFLHLSDEDSKPLAWNSRVRIALGAARALEYLHEVHSPSLVHKNIKSANILLDLELNPHLSDSGLASLINDADQALNHNTGSGYGAPEVAMYGQCTIKSDVYSFGVVMLELLTGRTPFDSERPRSEQSLVRWATPQLHDIDALAKMVDPALKGLYPVKSISRFADVIALCVQSEPEFRPPMSEVVEALVRLVQRANMSKRTYSIDRSSRGETDSQDNQP; encoded by the exons ATGAGGTTGTTGTTGCTACTGGCAGCAGTACTGTTGGTGGCCATTTTGGTGAATTTTTCAAGCTTTGTTAATGGTGATACAGATCCATCTGATG CATCTGTTCTGAGAGTCCTGTATACCACACTAAATTCACCAGGTCAGCTGACAAAATGGAGTGCCAATGGCGGTGATCCTTGTGGAGAGTCCTGGACAGGCATTACCTGCTCGGGCAATAATGTTACTGAAAT CAAGTTATCAGGTCTTGGGCTCTCAGGTTCATTGGGGTCTCAGCTAGATAGTCTAAAATCTGTGACCAATTT TGACATAAGCAATAACAATATGGGGAGCCAGTTACCTTACCAGCTTCCTCCAAATGTGCAAAGACT AAACCTTGCTTCTAGTGGTTTTAGTGGTGGCCTCCCATATTCCATTTCACAGATGACCTCCCTCCAGTACTT AAATGTCAGTCACAATCAAATTCAAGGATCAGTGATTGTCTCGTTTGATTCTCTCTCTGCACTCAACACATT GGATTTCTCTTTCAATTCTATGGCGGGTAATCTTCCTCAAAGCTTCCGGTCACTAACTAGTATGAACAAAAT GTATTTGCAGAACAACCAGTTTAGTGGAACTATTGACGTCCTGGCCAATCTTCCCCTCGGAAATCT GAATGTTGAAAACAACCAATTTACTGGCTGGATTCCAGATCAGCTGAAAGGGATAGTGCA ATCAAATGGTAATTCATGGATCTCAGGACCTGCACCCCCGCCTCCACCTGGCACACCTCCTGCAAACAATCCCAATGGAGATCACAAATCCAGAGAAAACAGCAGCAATCCAGGCAGTAAGAAATCAGGTATAGGGGGTGGAGGTGTTGCAGGAATAGTGATATCTATTCTAGTTGTTGGAGCAATAGTAGCATTCTTTATTATCAAGAAAAGATCAAGAAGGTCATCCTCAGACATAGAAAAACTTGATAAGCAGCCACTTGCTCCTCTTACTTCACAGAAAGTAGAAG AGTTGAAACCTTATCAAACCTCCTCCACAGTAAGCATGGGCACATTTGAAACTCCCACTGCTGTAACTCTAAGACCTCCACCTATTGATCGCCTTAAGTCCTTTGATGAGGTTGACATTTCACCGAAACCTATTGTTCCTCCCAAGAAAATTAATACAGCTCAAATCAGCGCTACACAGTTTTCAATTGCAGACCTACAAATTGCTACTGATAGCTTCAATGTTGAAAACCTTATTGGCGAGGGATCAATTGGGCGTGTTTATTGCGCTCAGTTTGATGATGGCAAA GTTCTTGCGGTCAAGAAAATCAATTCGTCTGCCCTCCAAAATCATGAAGATTTTCTCAATATAGTTTCTGAGATATCACAGTTGCATCATCCAAATATAATTGAGCTTGTTGGTTATTGTTCAGAGCATGGACAGTACTTGCTAGTTCATAGATTCCATAAAAATGGTTCTCTGCATGATTTCCTGCATCTATCAGATGAAGACAGCAAGCCACTGGCATGGAATAGCCGAGTCAGGATTGCACTTGGTGCAGCACGAGCACTAGA GTATCTGCATGAAGTTCATTCACCATCATTGGTTCATAAGAACATTAAATCGGCAAATATTTTACTTGATCTGGAACTCAATCCTCATCTATCAGACTCTGGATTAGCAAGCCTTATTAATGATGCAGATCAG GCACTAAACCATAATACAGGGTCTGGGTATGGTGCACCTGAGGTAGCTATGTATGGGCAATGCACCATAAAAAGTGATGTCTACAGCTTTGGAGTTGTTATGTTGGAACTTCTTACCGGACGAACACCTTTTGATAG TGAGAGACCAAGATCTGAACAATCTTTAGTTAGATGGGCTACACCTCAACTCCATGATATTGATGCCTTGGCTAAGATGGTTGATCCAGCACTTAAAGGACTCTATCCTGTTAAATCTATTTCGCGCTTTGCTGATGTAATTGCTCTTTGTGTCCAG TCTGAGCCTGAGTTCCGGCCACCTATGTCAGAAGTTGTTGAAGCCTTAGTTCGGCTAGTTCAACGAGCAAATATGAGCAAGAGGACATATAGTATTGATCGGAGTTCAAGGGGTGAAACAGATAGTCAAGACAACCAACCTTAA